A genomic region of Serratia fonticola contains the following coding sequences:
- a CDS encoding helix-turn-helix transcriptional regulator: MTAKHDPQSLLASANNAAKLLKAMSNPHRLLILCMLIDSPGTHAGELAQATGLSPSATSQHLAKMREEGLIENTRDGQRINYSIKDAAVHDIISTLKTIYCP; encoded by the coding sequence ATGACCGCTAAACACGACCCCCAATCTCTGCTTGCCAGCGCGAATAACGCCGCAAAGTTGTTAAAAGCGATGAGTAATCCCCATCGTTTACTGATCCTGTGCATGCTGATTGACTCCCCTGGTACCCATGCCGGTGAGTTGGCGCAAGCCACCGGCCTCAGCCCATCCGCCACTTCTCAGCATCTGGCCAAAATGCGTGAAGAGGGGTTGATTGAGAACACCAGAGACGGGCAGCGCATTAACTATTCCATCAAGGATGCGGCCGTGCATGACATCATCAGCACGCTGAAAACCATCTATTGCCCCTGA
- a CDS encoding LysE family transporter, giving the protein MDPLHAITLTIGLFVLTFFNPGANLFVVVQTSLASGSRAGILTGLGVALGDAFYSGLGLFGMATLITQCEGIFSVIKVVGGIYLLWFAYKSMSQQATPQSPTLQQPLSAPWYVFFRRGLITDLSNPQTVLFFISIFSVTLSAETPNWAKLSAWLGIVISSVIWRVFLSQAFSLPAVRRTYASIQRVASRVIGVVIGAFAIKLIYEGISRRPL; this is encoded by the coding sequence ATGGATCCACTGCATGCAATCACCCTGACGATAGGCTTGTTTGTCCTGACGTTTTTCAACCCAGGAGCCAACCTGTTCGTCGTAGTACAAACCAGCCTGGCCTCCGGCAGCCGTGCAGGCATTCTGACCGGGCTTGGCGTAGCGCTCGGTGATGCGTTTTATTCCGGACTGGGTTTATTCGGTATGGCGACGCTGATTACCCAGTGCGAGGGGATATTCTCGGTTATCAAAGTTGTCGGGGGGATCTATCTACTCTGGTTCGCCTATAAGAGTATGAGCCAACAGGCAACGCCACAATCCCCAACGTTGCAACAACCACTCTCAGCACCTTGGTATGTTTTTTTCCGCCGGGGATTAATCACCGATCTCTCCAACCCACAGACCGTGTTGTTCTTTATCAGTATCTTCTCCGTTACCCTGAGTGCAGAAACACCTAACTGGGCCAAACTGAGCGCCTGGCTGGGGATAGTCATCAGTTCGGTTATCTGGCGCGTATTCCTCAGCCAGGCATTTTCCTTGCCAGCGGTACGGCGCACCTATGCCAGCATACAGCGGGTAGCCAGCCGGGTGATAGGCGTGGTGATTGGTGCATTCGCGATTAAGTTGATTTACGAAGGCATCAGCCGTAGGCCTCTGTAA